In Deltaproteobacteria bacterium, a single genomic region encodes these proteins:
- a CDS encoding protein-glutamate O-methyltransferase CheR yields MSTLHPETERIELRLLLEAVFLKYGYDFRNYSLAHLKRRVDYRLTMSGLESISHLQHAVLHDPDMFQAFLRDLSINVSEMFRDPPFYRALAEDVLPLIGTYPFFRVWHAGCAAGQEVYSLAILLHETGLRERVQIYATDFNRDILEQARQGVYPLDAIKTYTANYQKAGGGNSFADYYTTRDKHAVVADFLRTRILFSEHNLVTDGVFGEMNMIVCRNVLIYFDRALQDRVLELFANSLGPGGFLCLGSKESLKFSALADLFEPVREKEKIYRKKRTAVS; encoded by the coding sequence ATGAGCACGCTCCATCCGGAAACCGAACGCATCGAGTTGCGCCTGTTGCTCGAAGCCGTGTTCCTGAAATACGGCTACGACTTCCGCAACTATTCCCTGGCCCATCTCAAACGGCGGGTGGACTACCGTCTGACCATGTCCGGCCTGGAATCCATTTCCCACCTCCAGCACGCCGTGCTCCACGATCCGGACATGTTCCAGGCCTTCCTGCGCGACCTGTCCATCAATGTCTCGGAAATGTTCCGCGATCCGCCCTTTTACCGGGCATTGGCCGAGGACGTGCTGCCCCTGATCGGCACCTATCCGTTTTTCCGCGTCTGGCACGCGGGATGCGCGGCCGGGCAGGAAGTCTATTCCCTGGCCATCCTCCTGCACGAGACGGGCTTGCGGGAGCGGGTCCAGATCTACGCCACGGACTTCAATCGGGACATTCTCGAACAAGCCCGGCAAGGGGTTTACCCCCTGGACGCCATCAAGACCTACACGGCCAACTATCAAAAAGCCGGCGGCGGGAACTCCTTTGCCGACTACTACACGACCCGGGACAAACACGCGGTGGTGGCCGATTTCCTGCGGACGCGGATTCTGTTTTCCGAGCACAATCTGGTCACCGACGGCGTGTTCGGGGAAATGAACATGATCGTCTGCCGCAACGTGCTCATCTACTTCGATCGGGCCCTGCAGGACCGGGTCCTCGAACTTTTCGCCAACAGCCTGGGACCGGGCGGATTTCTCTGCCTGGGCTCCAAGGAAAGCCTCAAGTTTTCCGCCCTCGCCGACCTGTTCGAACCGGTGCGGGAAAAAGAAAAAATCTATCGCAAAAAAAGGACGGCCGTATCATGA
- a CDS encoding spermidine/putrescine ABC transporter substrate-binding protein: MRPIARLLLALLALLLPACGPDGPDSASKPKPATLVFWNWPAYVTQEALTGFERETGHRVELRIFEDEEVLMGAIQSSEFQGDILVVSNTLAEELAMAQLLAPLDPTKIPNAVHVEAQARTGTGGPVHDVPYLAGTTGIVVNTKHVPQADSWNVLWDETLSGRIAMLPNGQEIVPAASKMLGFGILPRTEAEFQAVRRALLAQRPLLRGYLPVQEIVDLLIEGELWAAQIYSGDALLAREANPDLRYFVPREGGMLWTDKLVIPRASRHKNLAMAFVDYLQRPEVMAKLSTELHAPTPNLAARKLQPKDVLGNPDIYPPQDVLARCEYYPPFRAEDTIEARIAELWSILNRK; the protein is encoded by the coding sequence ATGCGCCCGATAGCCCGCCTCCTCCTTGCTCTCCTTGCCCTCCTGCTGCCGGCCTGCGGGCCGGATGGGCCCGACTCCGCGTCCAAACCCAAGCCCGCGACCCTCGTCTTCTGGAACTGGCCCGCCTACGTCACCCAGGAAGCCCTGACCGGCTTTGAACGGGAAACCGGCCATCGCGTCGAGCTCCGGATATTCGAGGACGAGGAAGTCCTGATGGGCGCGATCCAGTCCAGTGAATTTCAGGGCGACATTCTCGTGGTCAGCAACACCCTGGCCGAGGAACTGGCCATGGCCCAGCTCCTCGCCCCCCTGGACCCGACCAAGATCCCCAACGCCGTCCATGTCGAGGCCCAGGCGCGGACTGGCACGGGCGGACCCGTGCATGACGTGCCATATCTGGCGGGAACCACGGGCATCGTTGTCAACACCAAACACGTTCCCCAAGCCGATTCCTGGAACGTGCTCTGGGATGAAACGCTTTCGGGACGCATCGCCATGCTTCCCAACGGCCAGGAAATCGTCCCGGCCGCCAGCAAGATGTTGGGATTTGGCATCCTGCCCCGCACCGAGGCCGAATTCCAGGCCGTGCGCCGCGCCCTTTTGGCGCAGCGGCCTCTTTTGCGCGGCTATCTGCCCGTGCAGGAAATTGTCGACCTCTTGATCGAAGGCGAGCTCTGGGCCGCCCAGATCTACAGCGGGGACGCCCTCCTGGCCCGGGAAGCAAACCCGGACCTGCGCTACTTCGTGCCTCGGGAAGGCGGCATGCTCTGGACCGACAAACTCGTGATCCCCCGCGCCAGCCGCCACAAGAATCTGGCCATGGCCTTCGTCGACTATCTGCAACGTCCCGAGGTCATGGCCAAGCTGTCCACCGAGCTCCACGCCCCGACGCCGAACCTGGCGGCCAGGAAATTGCAGCCCAAGGATGTCCTGGGCAATCCGGACATCTATCCACCCCAGGATGTCCTGGCCCGGTGTGAATACTATCCGCCCTTTCGCGCGGAAGACACCATCGAGGCCCGGATAGCCGAACTCTGGTCCATCTTGAACAGGAAATAA
- a CDS encoding chemotaxis protein CheB, whose translation MTATQRFKAVVIGASAGGMEALRIVLGGLEAGLPVPILIVQHLSPDSDSFLPTYLDEHCRLRAKEAEDKESLMAGVVYVAPPNYHLLVEANETLSLCAGERVNFSRPSIDVLFESAADAFGADLIGVVLTGANQDGAKGLARIKQLGGVAMVQDPSTAKAQAMPQAALTATPVDYVLSLQDIARHLNRLLKDIP comes from the coding sequence ATGACCGCCACCCAACGCTTCAAGGCCGTGGTCATCGGCGCCTCGGCCGGAGGCATGGAAGCCCTGCGCATTGTCCTGGGAGGCCTCGAAGCCGGCCTGCCCGTGCCCATCCTCATCGTCCAGCATCTGTCCCCGGATTCCGATTCCTTCTTGCCCACGTATCTCGACGAGCATTGCCGGCTCCGGGCCAAGGAAGCCGAGGACAAGGAAAGCCTCATGGCCGGGGTTGTCTACGTGGCACCGCCCAACTACCATCTCCTGGTCGAGGCGAATGAAACGCTGTCCTTGTGCGCCGGAGAACGGGTCAATTTTTCCCGACCGTCCATCGATGTCCTGTTCGAATCGGCGGCCGACGCCTTTGGCGCCGACCTGATCGGCGTCGTCCTGACCGGAGCCAATCAGGACGGAGCCAAAGGTCTGGCCCGCATCAAGCAGCTCGGTGGCGTGGCCATGGTCCAGGATCCCTCGACGGCCAAGGCCCAGGCCATGCCCCAGGCCGCCCTGACGGCGACACCCGTGGATTACGTCCTGAGCCTCCAGGACATCGCGCGCCACCTCAACCGTTTGCTCAAAGACATTCCATGA
- a CDS encoding diguanylate cyclase gives MTNRQEILIVDDRVENLIALENILESPDLDIIRATSGQEALSLLLDHDFALTLMDVHMPEMDGFETAELMRGNTRTKHIPIIFVTANHTDPSNLFRGYDSGAVDYLFKPLDPQRLLSKVYIFLEIHRQRQALLAKTRELGAKILELEALQAELEEKNRQLQLLSSLDGLTGIPNRRQFDETLSHEWNRLSREQRPLSLVLLDVDYFKRFNDHYGHIDGDRCLKLVAGALAGLLKRPADLAARYGGEEFAAILPGTALEGAKHIAETMRATVQNLAIDHAASPIAPVVTISLGVSAVIPAPGCDPVDLIQAADQALYRAKQAGRNRVVTEQCTPDTCVTPLA, from the coding sequence ATGACCAACCGCCAGGAAATCCTCATCGTCGACGACCGGGTAGAAAATCTGATCGCCCTGGAAAATATCCTGGAAAGCCCGGATCTGGACATCATCCGAGCCACGTCCGGCCAGGAAGCCCTGAGCCTCTTGCTCGACCATGACTTCGCCCTGACCCTGATGGATGTGCACATGCCGGAAATGGACGGATTCGAGACCGCCGAGCTCATGCGTGGCAATACCCGCACCAAGCACATTCCGATCATTTTCGTCACCGCCAACCACACCGATCCCAGCAACCTGTTCCGGGGCTACGACTCCGGAGCCGTGGACTATCTGTTCAAACCCCTGGACCCGCAGCGTCTCCTGAGCAAGGTCTATATCTTTCTGGAAATCCACCGCCAGCGGCAGGCCCTGCTGGCCAAAACCCGAGAACTGGGCGCCAAGATCCTGGAACTGGAAGCCCTCCAGGCCGAACTGGAGGAAAAAAACCGGCAACTGCAGCTCCTTTCCTCGCTCGATGGATTGACCGGCATTCCCAACCGCCGCCAGTTCGACGAAACCCTGTCCCATGAATGGAACCGCCTGTCCCGCGAGCAGCGCCCCCTGTCCCTGGTTCTCCTGGACGTGGACTATTTCAAACGCTTCAACGACCACTACGGGCATATCGATGGCGATCGCTGCCTGAAGCTCGTGGCCGGCGCCCTGGCAGGCCTGCTCAAACGGCCCGCCGATCTCGCGGCCCGTTATGGTGGCGAGGAATTCGCGGCCATCCTGCCCGGAACGGCCCTGGAAGGAGCCAAGCACATCGCCGAAACCATGCGGGCCACGGTTCAAAATCTGGCCATCGACCATGCGGCCTCGCCCATCGCCCCCGTGGTCACCATCAGTCTCGGAGTGAGCGCGGTCATCCCGGCGCCGGGTTGCGACCCCGTGGACCTGATCCAGGCCGCCGACCAAGCCCTCTACCGGGCCAAGCAAGCCGGCCGAAACCGTGTCGTCACGGAGCAGTGCACCCCGGATACCTGCGTCACCCCTCTGGCCTGA
- a CDS encoding response regulator, which produces MTFFDNIRMKPKLLFLFIMTGIAPLAIVALIGSYSASTALLDQAFDQLRTIQAIKRDKLHSALDERVGNLELLANSKDAQKFLEELLLLQDDADASEHRAYLVDTPEYLKIRDRHDAQLQRFIQANGFQNLYVLSRRQGHVMYAAHPEQELGTSLATGQFHSSALGRLWTKAIKTRDIVFEDFTPYAPSNGQQAAFIGYPLRDATGYVAGIIAVRLSAEFINQIMPSRQGLGESGESYLLRWHENESRFELRSDIQTLGQGRYVIGYTLEKSPSYWHDARTAGFDGGDGTYDDSTGTSVLVAYNTLDVLGVKWMLVSKINQAEVLRPILTFLLAISATGALLVAMIAPGAYQLARRISRPLEQGVRFAEAISAGDLQARLELRQDDELGMLAKSLNLMARNLREMNWLREGKAGLDDAMRGEHDPRDLARMFITYLTKYLGAQLGLVYLQQDGELVLTASYAFTNRSGHFTRVRPGEGLVGQAVLEGQILTFARVTEDAPRYNFGVDENVPAHFLAAPLLFESKPVGAFLIGSEAPFTPLQRQLVEQTVENAAILFNAASSRGVISELLRRAQEQQEMLRVANEELEEQTKMLKESQAELQAQQEEMQVTNEELAEQTKALKESESRLQEQQDELQFANDKLGERATELEEQKDAIRKKNKELLRAQEQLKLKAQELEAASRYKSEFLANMSHELRTPLNSILILSQLLGQNKYGNLSEKQIESAKAIHASGSDLLKLINEILDLSKVEAGRVELHLEDMPFSGMVADLRRVFKGVAVDKGVEFIVDMAPDLPDSLRTDGHRVQQILRNLLSNAFKFTDKGSVTLTISRPAPDANLGASGLDPASSVALAVRDMGIGIPKEKQATIFEAFRQADGGTSRKYGGTGLGLSISRELARLLGGEIQLQSAEGEGSTFTLFLPEVHASEAAGEQAPRHVEPKKAEPESAPPTTPAPAPAPKAPELVEIKDDRHALNPDDKVILIVEDDPHFARILRDQAREAGFKALLANDGETGLHFADFHHPCAIILDIGLPGINGWEVMKRLKSEPRTRPIPIHFISAEDSSMDALRQGAIGFLTKPVDVEKLQETFEHIKAFVSRPLKRLLVVDDDQLQRESIRTLIGTEDVDIVTASSGREALDLLAEQSFDCMILDLGLSDMSGFDILRTLRTSTNPPRLPIVVHTGRELSEEEEMRLKKYAESIIVKGVRSPQRLLEETTLFLHRVKENHTATGASPSTAEATGESNLAGRTILLVDDDMRNVFALSNVLEEKGLNVVVARDGLESLAKLAENPRIDLVLMDIMMPNMDGYEAMREIRKNPKHRELPIIALTAKAMKGDKNKCIEAGANEYLPKPVDTDKLVSLLKVWLYGK; this is translated from the coding sequence ATCACGTTTTTCGACAATATCCGGATGAAGCCCAAACTTCTGTTCCTGTTCATCATGACCGGCATCGCGCCCCTGGCCATCGTCGCCCTGATCGGCAGTTATTCGGCGTCCACCGCCCTGCTCGACCAGGCCTTTGACCAGCTCCGGACCATCCAGGCCATCAAACGGGACAAACTCCATTCCGCCCTGGACGAACGAGTGGGAAACCTGGAGCTCTTGGCCAACAGCAAGGACGCCCAGAAATTTTTGGAGGAATTGCTCCTGCTCCAGGACGACGCGGATGCGTCCGAGCACCGCGCCTATCTGGTGGACACCCCGGAATACCTGAAAATCCGCGATCGCCACGATGCCCAGCTGCAACGCTTCATCCAGGCCAATGGCTTCCAAAACCTGTACGTCCTGAGCCGGCGGCAGGGGCATGTCATGTACGCGGCCCACCCGGAGCAGGAATTGGGCACGAGTCTGGCCACGGGCCAATTCCATTCCTCGGCCCTGGGCCGGCTCTGGACCAAGGCCATCAAAACCCGGGACATCGTCTTCGAGGATTTCACGCCCTACGCCCCGAGCAACGGCCAGCAGGCGGCCTTCATCGGGTATCCGTTGCGCGACGCGACCGGATACGTGGCCGGCATCATCGCCGTCCGCCTCTCGGCGGAATTCATCAACCAGATCATGCCTTCCCGTCAGGGCCTGGGCGAATCCGGCGAATCCTATCTCTTGCGCTGGCACGAAAACGAAAGCCGTTTCGAACTGCGCAGCGACATTCAGACCTTGGGCCAGGGGCGCTATGTCATCGGCTACACGCTGGAAAAAAGCCCGTCCTACTGGCACGACGCCAGGACAGCGGGCTTCGACGGCGGCGACGGCACGTACGACGACAGCACCGGCACCTCGGTTCTGGTCGCCTACAACACCCTCGACGTGCTCGGCGTCAAATGGATGCTCGTTTCCAAGATCAACCAGGCCGAGGTGCTGCGCCCCATCCTGACCTTTTTGCTGGCCATCTCCGCCACCGGCGCCCTGCTCGTGGCCATGATCGCCCCCGGCGCCTACCAGCTGGCCCGGCGCATCAGCCGCCCCCTGGAACAGGGCGTGCGCTTCGCCGAAGCCATCTCCGCCGGCGACTTGCAAGCCCGTCTGGAGCTGCGCCAGGATGACGAACTGGGCATGCTGGCCAAATCCCTGAACCTCATGGCCCGCAACCTGCGCGAAATGAACTGGCTGCGGGAAGGCAAGGCCGGCCTGGACGACGCCATGCGCGGCGAACACGATCCCCGCGATCTGGCCCGCATGTTCATCACTTACCTGACCAAATATCTGGGTGCCCAGCTTGGACTGGTCTACCTGCAGCAGGACGGCGAGCTCGTCCTGACCGCGTCCTACGCCTTCACCAACCGCAGCGGCCACTTCACCCGCGTCCGCCCCGGCGAGGGGCTGGTCGGACAGGCCGTGCTGGAAGGACAGATCCTGACCTTCGCCCGCGTCACCGAGGACGCGCCACGCTACAATTTCGGCGTCGACGAAAACGTCCCGGCCCATTTCCTGGCCGCGCCGCTTCTGTTTGAATCCAAGCCCGTGGGCGCCTTCCTCATCGGCAGCGAAGCGCCGTTCACCCCGCTGCAACGCCAGCTTGTCGAGCAAACCGTGGAAAACGCGGCCATCCTCTTCAACGCGGCCTCGTCCCGGGGAGTGATCTCGGAACTCCTGCGCCGGGCGCAGGAGCAGCAGGAAATGCTCCGCGTGGCCAACGAGGAATTGGAAGAACAGACCAAAATGCTCAAGGAATCCCAGGCCGAACTCCAGGCCCAGCAGGAGGAGATGCAGGTCACCAACGAGGAACTGGCCGAACAGACCAAGGCCCTGAAGGAATCCGAATCCCGGCTGCAGGAGCAGCAGGATGAATTGCAATTCGCCAACGACAAGCTCGGCGAACGGGCCACGGAACTGGAGGAACAAAAAGACGCCATCCGCAAAAAGAACAAGGAACTGCTGCGGGCTCAGGAACAACTCAAGCTCAAAGCCCAGGAACTGGAGGCGGCCAGCCGCTACAAATCCGAGTTTCTGGCCAACATGAGCCACGAATTGCGCACGCCCCTCAATTCCATTCTTATCCTGTCCCAGCTTCTTGGGCAGAACAAGTATGGCAATCTGAGCGAGAAACAGATCGAGTCGGCCAAGGCCATCCATGCCTCGGGATCGGACCTGCTCAAGCTGATCAATGAAATCCTGGATCTGTCCAAGGTCGAGGCCGGACGGGTCGAGCTGCATCTCGAGGACATGCCATTCTCGGGCATGGTCGCCGACCTGCGGCGGGTCTTCAAGGGCGTGGCCGTGGACAAGGGCGTGGAATTCATCGTGGACATGGCGCCGGACCTGCCGGACAGCCTGCGCACGGACGGCCACCGCGTCCAACAGATCCTGCGCAACCTGCTCTCCAACGCCTTCAAGTTCACGGACAAGGGCAGCGTGACCCTGACCATCTCCCGCCCGGCTCCGGACGCGAACCTCGGGGCGAGCGGTCTGGACCCGGCCTCGTCCGTGGCCCTGGCCGTCCGGGACATGGGAATCGGCATTCCCAAGGAAAAACAGGCCACCATTTTCGAAGCCTTCCGCCAGGCCGATGGCGGCACCAGCCGCAAATACGGCGGCACGGGCCTGGGCCTGTCCATTTCACGCGAATTGGCCCGTCTCCTGGGCGGGGAAATCCAGCTCCAAAGCGCCGAGGGCGAAGGCTCGACCTTCACCCTGTTCCTGCCGGAAGTCCACGCCAGCGAAGCCGCCGGCGAACAAGCGCCACGACATGTGGAACCCAAAAAAGCCGAACCCGAAAGCGCCCCGCCCACGACTCCGGCACCGGCACCGGCGCCAAAAGCTCCGGAGCTGGTGGAAATCAAGGACGACCGCCATGCCCTGAACCCAGACGACAAGGTCATCCTGATCGTCGAGGATGATCCGCATTTCGCCCGTATTCTGCGCGATCAGGCCCGCGAGGCCGGGTTCAAGGCCCTGCTGGCCAACGACGGGGAAACCGGTCTGCATTTCGCCGATTTCCATCATCCCTGCGCCATCATCCTGGACATCGGACTTCCCGGCATCAATGGCTGGGAGGTGATGAAGCGACTCAAGAGCGAACCCCGCACGCGCCCCATTCCCATCCATTTCATCTCGGCCGAGGACAGCAGCATGGACGCCCTGCGCCAGGGAGCCATCGGATTTCTGACCAAGCCGGTGGATGTCGAAAAACTCCAGGAAACCTTCGAGCACATCAAGGCTTTTGTCTCCCGCCCGCTCAAGCGGCTGCTGGTGGTCGACGACGACCAGCTCCAGCGCGAATCCATCCGTACCCTGATCGGCACGGAAGACGTGGACATCGTCACCGCGTCCTCGGGCCGGGAAGCCCTGGACCTTTTGGCCGAGCAGTCCTTTGACTGCATGATTCTGGATCTCGGCCTGTCCGACATGTCCGGATTCGACATCCTGCGCACCCTGCGCACCAGCACCAACCCGCCGCGTCTGCCCATCGTGGTCCACACCGGACGCGAGCTCTCGGAAGAAGAGGAAATGCGCCTCAAGAAGTACGCCGAGAGCATCATCGTCAAGGGCGTGCGCTCGCCGCAGCGGCTCCTGGAGGAAACCACCCTGTTCCTGCACCGGGTCAAGGAAAACCATACGGCCACCGGCGCCAGCCCGTCCACGGCGGAGGCCACGGGCGAATCGAACCTGGCCGGACGGACCATCCTTCTCGTGGACGACGACATGCGCAACGTCTTTGCCCTGTCCAACGTGCTGGAGGAAAAGGGACTCAATGTCGTGGTCGCCCGCGATGGTCTTGAAAGTCTGGCCAAACTGGCGGAAAATCCGCGCATCGACCTGGTTCTGATGGACATCATGATGCCGAACATGGACGGGTACGAGGCCATGCGCGAGATCCGCAAGAATCCGAAGCACCGGGAACTGCCCATCATCGCCCTCACGGCCAAGGCCATGAAGGGCGACAAGAACAAGTGCATCGAGGCCGGCGCGAACGAATACCTGCCCAAACCCGTGGACACGGACAAGCTCGTGTCCCTGCTCAAGGTCTGGTTGTACGGAAAATGA